The following are encoded together in the Mastacembelus armatus chromosome 6, fMasArm1.2, whole genome shotgun sequence genome:
- the ucmab gene encoding putative cartilage matrix-associated protein isoform X1 — translation MQENLGLRFLFLYLTCMRIVVLVEPSLDMIITAVCCICISWRGKFRKFMFFASDPVSPEADSTAVHSTGSAKHPQGSLKRIFMKEADASNFFRKRSRRGVKSQDEINIEQRQVLAADERKREFHEEKRNEFESSAEEDHDEQNERTRESTEQWREFHYDGMNPPHEYNRHSI, via the exons ATGCAGGAGAATCTGGGactgaggtttttgtttttgtatctcACCTGCATGCGGATTGTTGTATTAGTAGAACCTTCATTAGACATGATAATAAcagctgtttgttgtatttgtatttcatggAGAGGTAAATTTAGAAAGTTCATGTTTTTTGCATCTGACCCAGTGTCTCCAGAGGCCGATTCTACAGCTGTGCACAGCACAGGCAGTGCGAAACATCCACAAG GTTCACTGAAGAGGATTTTCATGAAGGAGGCAGATGCCTCAAACTTCTTCAGAAAACGCAGCAGACGAGGCGTGAAGTCTCAGGATGAGATTAACA TTGAGCAGCGGCAGGTTTTGGCTGCAGACGAACGCAAGAGAGAGTTTCACgaagagaagagaaatgagTTTGAGAGCTCTGCTGAAGAGGACCATGATG AACAAAATGAGAGGACCAGAGAGAGCACCGAGCAGTGGAGGGAGTTTCACTACGACGGGATGAACCCTCCCCATGAATACAACCGGCACTCCATCTGA
- the ucmab gene encoding putative cartilage matrix-associated protein isoform X2: protein MSWTHATLLALLAVLLALLLSPEADSTAVHSTGSAKHPQGSLKRIFMKEADASNFFRKRSRRGVKSQDEINIEQRQVLAADERKREFHEEKRNEFESSAEEDHDEQNERTRESTEQWREFHYDGMNPPHEYNRHSI, encoded by the exons ATGTCTTGGACACATGCAACCCTCTTGGCTCTCCTAGCTGTGCTTCTTGCACTTTTAT TGTCTCCAGAGGCCGATTCTACAGCTGTGCACAGCACAGGCAGTGCGAAACATCCACAAG GTTCACTGAAGAGGATTTTCATGAAGGAGGCAGATGCCTCAAACTTCTTCAGAAAACGCAGCAGACGAGGCGTGAAGTCTCAGGATGAGATTAACA TTGAGCAGCGGCAGGTTTTGGCTGCAGACGAACGCAAGAGAGAGTTTCACgaagagaagagaaatgagTTTGAGAGCTCTGCTGAAGAGGACCATGATG AACAAAATGAGAGGACCAGAGAGAGCACCGAGCAGTGGAGGGAGTTTCACTACGACGGGATGAACCCTCCCCATGAATACAACCGGCACTCCATCTGA